In one window of Hylaeus volcanicus isolate JK05 unplaced genomic scaffold, UHH_iyHylVolc1.0_haploid 12050, whole genome shotgun sequence DNA:
- the LOC128882541 gene encoding uncharacterized protein LOC128882541 — protein sequence MINSRAFTKWNQYSIDQPFWFFDLLCSSFFCNNFNFPIQCITFSINHNFLTRNNKTIPSYQTDDFTCISGCQLKLIWRLFLSLLIGFIPPLSGQNAFGKNLAIPLHIAYCSRNAYKLGNWVSISNKKNVDISSNFDELYISCHGNNSENIQGTLLPFVKEKNNFNIHIILHLNPEKKTCYGLSVYPVNTTFDSNTFSGQVKFLMKDKDSFNKTLFITLRNEGSVSFTGPNFPEKINFIKEDFNTESTILPSYVTKHFQKSFLRKYWMVVLGLFVLMLILPTQQDVSS from the exons ATGATTAATTCTCGAGCCTTCACAAAGTGGAATCAATACTCCATCGATCAACCATTC TGGTTCTTTGATTTATTAtgctcttcttttttctgcaataatttcaattttcctatACAATGTATCACATTCAGTATAAATC ATAACTTTTTGACCAGGAATAACAAGACAATTCCTTCTTATCAAACTGACGACTTTACATGCATATCAGGATGTCAGTTAAAATTGA TTTGGAGGCTATTTTTATCGCTTTTGATTGGTTTTATTCCTCCATTATCTGGACAAAATGCCTTTGGAAAAAATCTTGCCATTCCACTACACATAGCATATTGTTCACGAAACGCATATAAACTAGGAAATTGGGTATCTATTTCAAACAAG AAAAACGTcgatatttcatcgaatttcgaCGAGCTTTACATTTCGTGTCACGGTAATAATTCAGAAAACATTCAAGGAACTTTGCTACCATTTgtcaaa gaaaagaataattttaatattcacatTATTTTACATCTTAATCCTG aaaaaaaaacgtgttaTGGATTATCCGTTTACCCTGTGAATACCACTTTTGATTCAAAT aCTTTCTCCGGACAGGTGAAGTTTCTCATGAAAGATAAGGACTCATTTAACAAAACTTTGTTCATAACCCTACGAAACGAAGGAAGTGTTTCATTTACTGG ACCGAATTTCCCGGAAAAGAtcaatttcataaaagaaGATTTTAATACAGAATCTACTATTTTACCTAGTTATGTaactaaacattttcaaaaatcttttttacgcaaatat TGGATGGTCGTGTTAGGGTTATTTGTCCTCATGCTGATTCTACCAACTCAACAGGATGTATCCTCGTAA
- the LOC128882520 gene encoding uncharacterized protein LOC128882520, translated as MSLTEKKKKNFLQDFAIGGASAAISKTVVAPIERVKLLLQTQDSHLDMVSGKVARYTGITNCFYRVSAEQGISSLWRGNMANCIRYFPTQAFNFAFKDTFKSLFPTYNQNSEFWKFFAVNLASGGLAGASSLCIVYPLDFARTRLATDLGKTSQREFKGLTHCVTKIAKTSGPLTLYRGFFVSVQGIIVYRGAYFGLYDTLKSLLFDDTKTNTFGKWMVAQISTSLAGVISYPFDTVRRRMMMMAGRQQSGGEIQYTSTLDCWKKIARNEGLRTFFKGGWSNILRGTGGALVLVFYDEVQKFLQ; from the coding sequence ATGTCgcttacagaaaaaaaaaaaaaaaatttcctgcAAGATTTCGCCATAGGAGGTGCATCAGCAGCTATTTCAAAAACTGTAGTTGCACCaatcgaaagggttaaactttTATTACAGACTCAGGATAGTCATTTAGATATGGTTTCTGGTAAAGTTGCAAGATATACAGGGATTACTAATTGTTTTTACCGTGTCTCCGCTGAACAAGGAATCTCTTCGCTGTGGAGAGGCAATATGGCTAACTGTATACGATATTTTCCAACACAAGCATTCAATTTTGCTTTCAAAGATACatttaaatcattatttcCAACGTATAACCAAAACAGtgaattttggaaattttttgcAGTTAATTTAGCATCCGGAGGTTTAGCTGGAGCTAGTTCTCTTTGTATAGTGTATCCATTAGATTTCGCGAGAACGCGGTTAGCTACAGATTTAGGTAAAACATCACAACGCGAATTCAAAGGACTTACCCATTGTGTTACCAAAATAGCCAAAACTAGTGGACCCCTTACATTATACCGAGGCTTCTTTGTTTCCGTTCAAGGCATTATAGTTTATAGAGGCGCTTATTTCGGTCTGTATGATACACTCAAAAGTTTATTGTTCGATGATACAAAAACTAACACGTTTGGAAAATGGATGGTTGCGCAAATCTCTACCTCACTAGCTGGTGTCATTTCGTATCCTTTTGACACAGTGCGTCGACGTATGATGATGATGGCTGGACGGCAACAGTCTGGAGGAGAAATTCAGTACACTAGTACACTTGattgttggaaaaaaataGCCAGGAACGAAGGATTGCGTACTTTTTTCAAAGGAGGATGGTCAAACATTTTACGCGGTACAGGCGGAGCCCTTGTTTTAGTTTTCTACGATGaagttcaaaaatttttgcaataa
- the LOC128882516 gene encoding uncharacterized protein LOC128882516 isoform X2 produces the protein MNFFIIYPLIIVSLFIKLEKLGIRANENTVDLISSGEDVVRGVTSFLNSLSLKNAKGPFSTVLVNENYLKSSESNKKLSSNLFIETPKEAQHYFWNEIMEIDKVPSLGTKTLLIPGQLGVLLLMVFNQIMCEASILIKDLDKFSNEKREKYLKFLSRLYNENIQMIPEDSKHFFNVPIPTLCLDKKLYGMSNEDQSDLGNILKRSKNYRETSFILYNCFDTRTQRIIQEFLAKVHSWDTKCSRLIKKTNKFSFEFLDKFHEGMDEMMLLMRNLEVSGLTFRSALGKYLRKEKTQNSYNINAGINDLGVQDLSLEESEVTQKSKLNLKKSSNPHGKRENTMFRKIASFMKKKPKRLVNENYIKSITETKALKDISGDNSIYDQVIFREPYDTSTQPWRTSSHGTTINSKSLEPIFGSLGPRRSRSKATATNKEFQFMGEKETEDEPLLHERVKKIANIRTHYTDTLFI, from the exons atgaattttttcattatttatccCTTAATAATAGTTAgcctttttataaaattagagaaattagGTATACGGGCTAACGAAAATACTGTGGATCTAATTTCAAGT GGAGAAGATGTCGTACGAGGTGTCACATCGTTTCTTAATTCTCTTTCTTTGAAAAACGCTAAAGGACCATTTAGTACGGTActagtaaatgaaaattatttaaaatcatcCGAAAGCAACAAGAAACTTTCTTCAAatctttttattgaaacacCTAAAGAGGCTCAGCATTATTtttggaatgaaattatgGAAATTGATAAAGTGCCTTCATTAGGTACAAAAACTTTACTTATACCAGGACAACTCGGTGTTTTACTATTAATGGTTTTTAACCAAATAATGTGTGAAGCAAGCATTTTGATTAAagatttagataaattttcaaatgaaaagcGAGagaaatatcttaaatttttaagtcgtttgtataatgaaaatattcaaatgattCCTGAAGATAGCaagcatttttttaatgttcctATACCTACTCTATGCTTAGACAAAAAACTTTATGGTATGTCTAATGAGGACCAATCAGATCTaggaaacattttaaaaagatcaaaaaattatagagaaacgtcgtttattttatataattgctTCGATACGAGAACTCAAAGGATCATTCAGGAATTTTTGGCAAAAGTTCATTCATGGGATACAAAATGTTCCCGGTTGAtcaagaaaacaaacaaattttcgtttgaGTTTCTAGATAAATTTCACGAAGGAATGGACGAAATGATGTTATTAATGCGAAATTTAGAAGTATCCGGTCTAACGTTTCGGTCTGCATTAGGGAAATATTTACGCAAAgaaaaaactcaaaattcCTACAATATAAATGCTGGGATAAACGATTTGGGTGTGCAAGATCTTTCTTTAGAAGAATCTGAAGTAACTCAAAAATCGAAACTAAATTTAAAG AAATCAAGCAATCCACacggaaaaagagaaaacacaatgtttcgaaaaattgctTCCTTTATGAAGAAAAAACCTAAAAGG ttGGTGAatgagaattatattaaaagtatcaCAGAGACAAAAGCATTAAAAG ATATTTCAGGTGATAATTCAATTTACGACCAAGTAATATTTAGGGAGCCTTATGATACTTCAACGCAACCATGGAGGACAAGTAGTCATGGGACAACTATAAATTCTAAAAGTCTAG AGCCCATTTTTGGTTCGTTAGGACCCAGGAGATCTAGATCTAAAG ctaCTGCAACaaacaaagaatttcaatttatgggtgaaaaagaaacggaagatGAACCTTTACTTCACGAACGTGTCAAGAAAATAGCTAACATACGTACTCATTACACAGACACG ctctttatttga
- the LOC128882516 gene encoding uncharacterized protein LOC128882516 isoform X1: MNFFIIYPLIIVSLFIKLEKLGIRANENTVDLISSGEDVVRGVTSFLNSLSLKNAKGPFSTVLVNENYLKSSESNKKLSSNLFIETPKEAQHYFWNEIMEIDKVPSLGTKTLLIPGQLGVLLLMVFNQIMCEASILIKDLDKFSNEKREKYLKFLSRLYNENIQMIPEDSKHFFNVPIPTLCLDKKLYGMSNEDQSDLGNILKRSKNYRETSFILYNCFDTRTQRIIQEFLAKVHSWDTKCSRLIKKTNKFSFEFLDKFHEGMDEMMLLMRNLEVSGLTFRSALGKYLRKEKTQNSYNINAGINDLGVQDLSLEESEVTQKSKLNLKKSSNPHGKRENTMFRKIASFMKKKPKRLVNENYIKSITETKALKDISGDNSIYDQVIFREPYDTSTQPWRTSSHGTTINSKSLEPIFGSLGPRRSRSKATATNKEFQFMGEKETEDEPLLHERVKKIANIRTHYTDTKHGQKRIVRTEATTHDQKRLSDIENKYDYT, encoded by the exons atgaattttttcattatttatccCTTAATAATAGTTAgcctttttataaaattagagaaattagGTATACGGGCTAACGAAAATACTGTGGATCTAATTTCAAGT GGAGAAGATGTCGTACGAGGTGTCACATCGTTTCTTAATTCTCTTTCTTTGAAAAACGCTAAAGGACCATTTAGTACGGTActagtaaatgaaaattatttaaaatcatcCGAAAGCAACAAGAAACTTTCTTCAAatctttttattgaaacacCTAAAGAGGCTCAGCATTATTtttggaatgaaattatgGAAATTGATAAAGTGCCTTCATTAGGTACAAAAACTTTACTTATACCAGGACAACTCGGTGTTTTACTATTAATGGTTTTTAACCAAATAATGTGTGAAGCAAGCATTTTGATTAAagatttagataaattttcaaatgaaaagcGAGagaaatatcttaaatttttaagtcgtttgtataatgaaaatattcaaatgattCCTGAAGATAGCaagcatttttttaatgttcctATACCTACTCTATGCTTAGACAAAAAACTTTATGGTATGTCTAATGAGGACCAATCAGATCTaggaaacattttaaaaagatcaaaaaattatagagaaacgtcgtttattttatataattgctTCGATACGAGAACTCAAAGGATCATTCAGGAATTTTTGGCAAAAGTTCATTCATGGGATACAAAATGTTCCCGGTTGAtcaagaaaacaaacaaattttcgtttgaGTTTCTAGATAAATTTCACGAAGGAATGGACGAAATGATGTTATTAATGCGAAATTTAGAAGTATCCGGTCTAACGTTTCGGTCTGCATTAGGGAAATATTTACGCAAAgaaaaaactcaaaattcCTACAATATAAATGCTGGGATAAACGATTTGGGTGTGCAAGATCTTTCTTTAGAAGAATCTGAAGTAACTCAAAAATCGAAACTAAATTTAAAG AAATCAAGCAATCCACacggaaaaagagaaaacacaatgtttcgaaaaattgctTCCTTTATGAAGAAAAAACCTAAAAGG ttGGTGAatgagaattatattaaaagtatcaCAGAGACAAAAGCATTAAAAG ATATTTCAGGTGATAATTCAATTTACGACCAAGTAATATTTAGGGAGCCTTATGATACTTCAACGCAACCATGGAGGACAAGTAGTCATGGGACAACTATAAATTCTAAAAGTCTAG AGCCCATTTTTGGTTCGTTAGGACCCAGGAGATCTAGATCTAAAG ctaCTGCAACaaacaaagaatttcaatttatgggtgaaaaagaaacggaagatGAACCTTTACTTCACGAACGTGTCAAGAAAATAGCTAACATACGTACTCATTACACAGACACG AAACATGGACAAAAACGTATTGTGAGAACTGAGGCTACTACACATGACCAGAAAAGGTTATCAgatattgaaaacaaatatgattATACTTAA